Proteins encoded together in one Lathyrus oleraceus cultivar Zhongwan6 chromosome 5, CAAS_Psat_ZW6_1.0, whole genome shotgun sequence window:
- the LOC127085618 gene encoding putative disease resistance RPP13-like protein 1 yields the protein MAATVVGGAFLSATIQIIAERLTSSEFRVFIRNAKFNYSLLEELKTTLSALQAVLVDAEQKQFKDLHVKQWLEDLKDAIFDAEDLLNLISYDAIRCKVENTPVDQPKYLPSKSININSKMEKMCKRLQTFVQLKNILGLQRSVSGRDSYRTPSCSVVNESVVVGRNDDKNTLINMLVSDCGTSRNNNLGVVAVLGMGGVGKTTLAQLVYNDEKVQQHFDFKAWVCVSENFDAVRVTKTLLESVVRNTTSAASKVWESDNLDILRVELKKNLREKRFLFVFDDLWNENYNDWDELVSPLIDGKPGSSVIITTRQQKVAAMAHTFPIHKLDPLSQEECWSLLSKHALGSDEFHDSKNTALEELGRKIARKCGGLPIAAKTLGGLLRSRVDKREWTAILNSNVWNLPNDNIMPALHLSYHYLPSHLKRCFAYCSIFPKDYPLDRKKLVLLWMAEGFLDCSQGGKSAEELGDDCFDELLSRSLIQQSNDDARGKMFFMHELLNDLATVVSGKSCSRFESGDISEKVRYLSYNQEGYDTLTKFPIHFKCLRSFLPIYYWRLHIYLSMKVVDDLLPTLKWLRVLSLSEYTNITKLPDSVGNLKQLRYLDLSYTKIQSLPDTVCKLYNLQSLILLGCMCLTELPIHVGNLISLRHLDISGTDIKELPIEICGLENLQTLTVFIVGKRRIGLSIKELKNFPHLQGKLTIKNLHNVIDAKEAHDANLKNKEKIEDLELLWGKHSEDSLKVKMMLDMLQPSTNLKSLKIDLYGGTSFPSWLGDSSFSNMVSLCISNCEYCVTLPPLGQLASLKDLEIYGMKMLETIGQEFYYVQAGEGSISSFQPFPSLELMKFHDMPNWKEWLSFEGSNFAFPRLKTLELHKCPELRRHFPSHLYSIEEIEIEGCGHLLETLPTMHWLLSIKEIKIRGDLDFEGFSERIQWPLLESDSPCLLQSVAIDSCLTLSSLPKMIMSSSCLQYLHLYQIPSLISFPTDGLPTSLQSISIHYCPNLAFMPTETWSNYTSLMSLTILSSCDALTSFQLDGFPALQMLHVGYCRSLDSISISENPSCHPTRLQSLEIRSHDSIGLFQVKLKMDILTALEHLVLECGELSFHEGVRLPPSLQSIDIQFLKTTPSVTEWSLESLAALSSLSIGGCDDIVNTLLKEPLLPISVVSLTIRYLYKMTSFQGNGLQHLSSLENLHFRNCQQLESFPENYLPSSLKSLQFWFCPRLESLPEESLPDSLKLLVISRCPALEERYNRKEHWSKIAHIPVIEIDGHVTI from the coding sequence ATGGCTGCAACTGTGGTAGGAGGCGCATTTCTCTCGGCTACGATTCAAATCATAGCAGAAAGGCTTACCTCATCGGAGTTTCGTGTTTTCATCAGAAACGCAAAGTTCAATTACTCGCTACTGGAAGAGTTGAAAACAACACTATCAGCTCTTCAAGCTGTGCTGGTTGATGCAGAACAGAAGCAGTTCAAGGATCTTCATGTTAAACAATGGCTTGAAGACTTGAAAGATGCAATATTTGATGCTGAAGATTTGCTCAACTTAATCAGCTACGATGCCATACGATGCAAGGTGGAGAACACACCCGTTGATCAGCCGAAGTACTTGCCTTCCAAATCTATAAATATCAATTCCAAGATGGAGAAGATGTGTAAAAGGTTGCAAACTTTTGTCCAGCTGAAAAACATCCTTGGCTTGCAGAGAAGTGTAAGTGGTAGAGATTCTTACAGAACTCCTTCATGTTCAGTGGTAAATGAATCCGTCGTGGTGGGTAGGAATGATGATAAAAATACACTCATCAATATGCTGGTATCAGACTGTGGCACCAGCAGAAATAATAACTTAGGTGTTGTTGCAGTTTTGGGTATGGGAGGTGTCGGCAAAACTACTCTTGCGCAACTTGTTTACAATGACGAAAAAGTTCAACAGCATTTTGATTTCAAAGCATGGGTTTGTGTATCCGAGAACTTCGATGCTGTGAGAGTAACCAAGACCCTCCTTGAATCTGTTGTTAGAAATACAACATCTGCTGCTTCAAAGGTCTGGGAAAGTGATAATCTTGATATCCTTCGAGTTGAATTAAAGAAAAACTTGAGGGAGAAAAGATTTTTGTTTGTGTTCGACGATCTATGGAATGAAAATTACAATGATTGGGATGAGCTGGTAAGTCCCCTCATTGATGGAAAACCTGGAAGTTCGGTGATTATAACTACACGCCAACAAAAAGTTGCAGCGATGGCACACACATTTCCAATTCATAAATTAGACCCTCTGTCACAAGAAGAATGTTGGTCTTTACTATCAAAGCATGCATTGGGAAGTGATGAATTTCACGATAGTAAAAACACAGCCCTTGAAGAACTTGGCAGGAAGATTGCACGAAAGTGTGGCGGATTGCCAATAGCTGCTAAAACACTAGGAGGTCTTCTACGTTCGAGGGTAGACAAAAGGGAGTGGACTGCAATTTTGAACAGCAATGTATGGAATTTACCAAATGATAATATTATGCCTGCTTTGCATTTGAGTTATCATTATCTTCCGTCTCATTTGAAAAGATGTTTTGCATATTGTTCAATTTTTCCAAAGGACTATCCACTTGATAGGAAGAAATTGGTTTTGTTGTGGATGGCAGAAGGCTTCCTTGATTGTTCTCAAGGGGGGAAATCGGCGGAGGAATTAGGTGATGATTGCTTTGATGAATTGTTATCCAGATCGCTAATTCAACAATCAAATGATGATGCTCGTGGAAAAATGTTTTTCATGCATGAACTTCTCAACGATTTAGCTACAGTCGTATCTGGAAAAAGTTGTTCAAGGTTTGAAAGTGGTGACATCTCTGAAAAGGTTCGTTATTTGTCATATAATCAAGAAGGGTATGATACTCTCACAAAGTTCCCTATCCATTTCAAATGCTTGAGAAGCTTCTTACCCATCTACTATTGGAGGTTACACATTTACTTATCCATGAAGGTGGTTGATGATTTGCTACCAACACTCAAGTGGTTGCGTGTGTTATCTCTATCAGAGTATACAAACATCACCAAACTACCCGATTCTGTTGGCAATTTGAAGCAATTGCGGTATCTAGACCTCTCCTACACTAAGATACAAAGCTTGCCAGATACAGTATGTAAACTTTACAATTTACAAAGCTTGATTTTATTAGGTTGCATGTGTCTCACTGAATTGCCAATTCATGTGGGAAATTTAATCAGTTTACGTCATCTCGATATAAGTGGTACCGATATAAAGGAATTGCCAATAGAAATTTGTGGACTAGAAAACCTTCAAACTTTAACTGTTTTTATAGTGGGGAAGCGACGTATAGGGTTATCTATCAAAGAGCTTAAGAACTTCCCTCATCTACAAGGAAAACTTACAATTAAGAACCTGCATAATGTCATCGATGCCAAGGAGGCACATGATGCCAACTTGAAAAACAAAGAGAAAATTGAAGACTTAGAACTTCTCTGGGGAAAACATAGTGAAGACTCGCTAAAAGTGAAAATGATGCTTGATATGTTGCAACCATCAACGAACCTGAAGAGCCTTAAAATTGATTTGTATGGTGGGACAAGCTTTCCAAGTTGGTTGGGAGATTCTTCTTTTTCTAACATGGTGTCCCTTTGCATAAGTAACTGTGAATATTGTGTGACGCTTCCACCGTTGGGGCAGCTAGCTTCTCTCAAGGACCTAGAGATATATGGTATGAAGATGTTGGAGACAATTGGCCAAGAGTTCTACTATGTCCAGGCAGGAGAAGGTTCCATTTCTTCCTTCCAACCATTTCCATCCCTCGAGCTTATGAAATTTCACGACATGCCAAATTGGAAGGAATGGCTTTCTTTTGAAGGAAGCAATTTTGCTTTTCCACGTCTTAAAACTCTCGAGTTACATAAATGTCCCGAGCTTAGGCGACATTTTCCTAGTCACCTTTATTCCATAGAAGAAATTGAAATAGAAGGTTGCGGTCATCTATTGGAAACACTACCTACTATGCATTGGCTTCTGTcaattaaagaaataaaaattagGGGAGATTTAGATTTTGAGGGGTTTAGTGAAAGAATCCAATGGCCGTTGCTTGAAAGTGATTCTCCGTGCTTGCTGCAGAGTGTTGCGATTGACAGTTGTTTGACGCTATCGTCTCTGCCAAAGATGATTATGAGCAGCAGCTGTCTTCAATACTTGCATCTCTATCAAATTCCGTCTCTCATTTCATTTCCGACAGATGGTCTACCTACGTCACTGCAGTCAATTAGTATTCACTATTGCCCGAATTTAGCATTCATGCCTACTGAAACATGGAGCAATTACACGTCACTTATGAGTTTGACAATATTGAGTAGCTGCGACGCACTTACATCCTTTCAACTTGATGGTTTCCCTGCGCTCCAAATGCTTCACGTTGGTTATTGTAGGAGTCTGGATTCAATTTCTATTTCAGAAAATCCTTCATGTCATCCAACAAGACTCCAATCACTTGAAATCAGATCGCACGATTCAATTGGATTGTTTCAAGTCAAGCTTAAGATGGACATTCTCACTGCTCTTGAACATTTGGTTTTGGAATGTGGAGAGTTGTCCTTTCATGAAGGAGTTCGTCTACCTCCCAGTCTGCAATCAATTGATATTCAGTTCTTAAAAACAACTCCGTCTGTAACGGAATGGAGTCTTGAAAGCCTCGCTGCTCTTTCAAGTTTGAGTATTGGAGGCTGCGATGATATTGTTAACACCTTGTTAAAGGAGCCGTTGCTACCCATCTCCGTTGTGTCTCTGACTATCAGATATCTCTATAAAATGACATCCTTTCAAGGAAACGGGCTTCAGCACCTCTCCTCTCTCGAAAATCTCCACTTTCGTAACTGTCAACAGCTCGAGTCATTTCCGGAAAACTACCTCCCTTCCTCGCTGAAATCGCTTCAATTTTGGTTTTGTCCAAGACTTGAGTCGTTACCAGAAGAAAGCCTCCCCGATTCTCTCAAGCTGCTGGTCATTTCGAGATGCCCTGCATTAGAAGAAAGGTATAATAGGAAGGAACATTGGTCGAAAATTGCTCACATCCCTGTCATAGAAATAGATGGACATGTGACAATATGA
- the LOC127085621 gene encoding uncharacterized protein LOC127085621, producing MALSCYTFITPSIPSLSLHNHHSSKLPLRVSYINASLNSSDSKAPSSSSSSSSSSPQSVPSSTPYVESRPHEPAFNYAFANTNGNPLFRMLQNTESSIERVIFDFRFLALFAVAGSLAGSLLCFLNGCVYIVGAYKVYWTSCVKGVHTGKMVLLLVEAIDVYLAGTVMLIFGMGLYGLFISNTPPDVPPSVDRALKGSSLFGMFALKERPKWMKISSLDELKTKVGHVIVMILLVKMFERSKMVVIATGLDLLSYSVCIFLSSASLYILHNLHKQD from the exons ATGGCTCTTTCTTGTTACACCTTCATCACTCCTTCTATACCCTCTCTTTCTCTACACAATCATCATTCATCAAAGCTTCCCCTTAGAGTTTCTTATATAAATGCTTCCTTAAACTCTTCTGATTCAAAGgcaccatcatcatcatcatcatcttcttcttcttcaccacAAAGTGTGCCATCTTCAACCCCTTATGTTGAGTCTAGGCCACATGAGCCTGCCTTTAACTATGCCTTTGCTAACACTAATGGCAACCCACTTTTTAGGATGCTTCAAAATACAGAATCTTCCATTGAAAGG GTGATTTTCGACTTCCGTTTTCTGGCACTCTTTGCTGTTGCAGGCTCCTTGGCTGGCTCACTCCTCTGCTTTCTAAAT GGTTGTGTTTATATTGTTGGTGCATACAAAGTGTATTGGACAAGCTGTGTCAAAGGAGTTCACACCGGAAAGATGGTTCTGCTTCTGGTCGAAGCAATTG ATGTTTATCTTGCTGGTACTGTTATGTTGATTTTCGGTATGGGCTTATATGGGCTGTTCATCAGCAACACGCCTCCTGATGTGCCACCTTCTGTCGACCGTGCCCTCAAAGGATCTTCTCTCTTTGGAATGTTTGCTTTGAAG GAGAGACCTAAATGGATGAAAATAAGCTCACTTGACGAATTGAAAACGAAAGTAGGGCATGTTATTGTAATGATTCTTCTTGTAAAAATGTTTGAGAGGAGCAAAATGGTTGTAATTGCAACAGGTTTAGACTTGCTTAGTTACTCAGTATGTATTTTCTTGTCATCAGCATCTTTGTATATTCTTCATAATCTACATAAGCAAGATTAG